A segment of the Rhodothermus sp. genome:
GCCTTACGGCGACGCCTGCTTCAGATGCTGAACCACCAGACAACCACGGCAACGTGACAGCTTAAACACGCCGGAAGTAGCTCAGAAACAGCAGATCGTTGCCGACCTCAATCCATCGATAGGTATCCAAACGCAGGCCGTGCTCGACTTTTCGTACTCCAAGATCGTATAGCAGCGGCACACCGTTACCAAACAGCCGGGGGGCAATAAACAGCAAGAATCGATCGACCAGCTCCTGCCGAAGCAGCGCGGTGGCCAGACGGGGCCCGGCTTCGACAAGCAGCGATTGCAACGGTCGCCCTTCCATGCCTCCCTCCTGTCCCAACCGCTCCAACAGGATCTGCAGATCCAGATGTCCCTCCCGAAGGGGTATTTCCCAGAGCCGACCGCCTGCCTTTTCCAGCGACGCAGCATAAAGTGGCCGCACGCCGGGAGCTACGGCCACCAGCGTCCGCGCAGCATGCACGTCGGCAAATACTTGAAGTGTCGGCGGTAGCCTGCCGGATCGGTCCAGCACAATGCGCACCGGCTGGCGGCCCTCAACGTGGCGCACGGTCAGCGCCGGATCATCGGCCGCCGCCGTACCGCTACCGACCAGCACGCCGTCAAGCACTGCCCGCCAGCGATGCACCAACCGCCGCGCCGCCTCACCGGAAATCCATCGCGCGTGTCCGGTCTGCGTGGCCACAAAACCATCAAGCGTCTGGGCCATTTTAAGCGTAACGAGCGGCCGGCCAGTCTGCACATGATGCACGAACGCTTCGTTGAATCGCCGGCAGACCGACGCCAGCACCCCTACTTCCACCTGTACCCCGTGCGCTCTCAGACGGGCAATACCCTGACCGGCTACCCGGGGAAATGGATCAACCATGCCCACGACCACCCGTGGAATTCCGTGCTGGATAATAAAATCAGCACAGGGAGGGGTCTTGCCGTAATGAGCACACGGCTCCAGATTGACGTACAACGTGGCCTGGCGCAGCGCCTCGGCACCATAACGCCGCAACGCTGCCTCAATAGCCACCCGTTCGGCATGCGGCCCCCCATATCGATCATGCCAGCCTTCGGCCAGTACCCGCCCGTCGTCAGCTACCAGCACGGCCCCTACCATCGGATTCGGGCTGACGCGACCGGCCCCTCGAAAGGCCAGCTCCAGACAGCGCACCATGAAGCGTTCGGCTTCGGTGCGCGCCGTCAGATCTCCTGGATGTAGTCCGGCCGCGAGGGCCCATCCAGCATCCATTGCTCAAAGTAAAAGCGTTCTTCCGTACGAGCTTTCTGGTAAGGCACCAGAAAACGCCGAACCCCGGGCACCGGATGCATCTGCAGGAACGCTTCCAGCCCGGCCCGCAATGGTTCCGCGGCAAACAGATGCCAGTCGTAGCCATGATGGGCCGGCTCACGCAGCGCTACCAGACAGCCAGCATCCAACAACCGACGTAGTACGGGCAACCGCTCCTGATCGTCTGCCGTAGCCAGGAGCGTCGGCTCAACCGGCAGCGCCTCCAACAGGCTCCCCACCAGCGCCCCCGTATCCTCAGGATCAACCAGCACCGATGGCAATCGCTTGCTGGCCAGCTGCTGCGCCCTTCCCAAAGGCGCTACCTGCCACCAGTGCGGCCAACGTCGCAGCAACGCAAGTAAGGCTGGCCGATAGGCTTCCGGACGCAACGCCGTCAGTCCAATGCGCATGGCGTCCAGATCCGTCCCTGCCAGATATACGCGATAGTAACACGGCGTCTCGGACACCCCCGGCCAGACAAACGCCTCCGGCTCCAAGGCCGCCGGCTCCTCATAGAAAACTTTTAAAATCTGCGTCACAGCACTCCGAATAACGATGCTTGGCTATATCAACCCGACGACGGGCCGGCTGTCGAACCAGCCCATGGAAGAAAAGTGCCGGAGCATGGGAAAGCTGGCTCAAACAATCGCACCGACCCAAAATGCCACATGGCCAGATTACACAGTAACCCTCTGGATACGTACATGCTCTGACAGTAGCCCTACCGTCGGTCAGTTTATCGGACCTGAACACTTTCCACCTGTCTTTGAGGTAGCACAGGGGGCTGCTCGGGCTTCCCCTGTTGAAATCCGACATGCTCACATTTTAGCACCCCCGTGTGTCCTTTTCTGGAAAAGTATCGGCCGGCATAGCCTGCCTGCCTGGAAGCCTATGTTATCAGTTTCTCCTTCCCCCAGATGGCTGACCCTTGCGGGGATTCGTCAAAGCGCCAGCGTCCACTCCTTATCAATGCACGCTGCCGTCCCTTTCATGAAAGCGTCCTGAAACGGCCAACATCGCCTGTTATCCGGGAACCAGAGGCACGGCGCAGGCATTTTATGGCACGCTTTCCTATTGCCCGGTAGCTTAACTGGCAGAGCACCTGACTCTGGATCAGGGGGTTGGAGGTTCGAGTCCTCCCCGGGCAGCCAAAGAAAGGCGGTGAACGCACCGCCTTATTTATTTTTTTTACATAAATGCTCCTCAGACTACGGCCGAACAAATATTCCGGTCCGCCTAACACGCGTGCTCCGGACCAGACGTGCATAATGGAAAACCGACTTCCGGAGCCCCCAACTCATTGGTCCCTACCGGCCGTACCACCAGCACCAGGTCCACAGAGGCGCCGGAGCTACGGCGGTGCCATTAAGTCCGTTATTAGGTCCGTTAGCCCATAGACCTGGGCGATCGCGGCGGCACAGCGCGGGTTCAATTATCTGCACGACCTGCCTGCAGATACCCCGACACCTTCTGCACCGCGGGCGATGTCGATCAGATTACGTGCAACCGGGTCGCCTCCAACGTGCAACCCAGCATCGGCCGTTGTAACAACAGCATCTACCCTGCAACAGACGCCTCCGCGTTGCGGCTCCTTTTAGATCATCTGGAAACCAGCCATTCTCCT
Coding sequences within it:
- the ribD gene encoding bifunctional diaminohydroxyphosphoribosylaminopyrimidine deaminase/5-amino-6-(5-phosphoribosylamino)uracil reductase RibD; protein product: MDAGWALAAGLHPGDLTARTEAERFMVRCLELAFRGAGRVSPNPMVGAVLVADDGRVLAEGWHDRYGGPHAERVAIEAALRRYGAEALRQATLYVNLEPCAHYGKTPPCADFIIQHGIPRVVVGMVDPFPRVAGQGIARLRAHGVQVEVGVLASVCRRFNEAFVHHVQTGRPLVTLKMAQTLDGFVATQTGHARWISGEAARRLVHRWRAVLDGVLVGSGTAAADDPALTVRHVEGRQPVRIVLDRSGRLPPTLQVFADVHAARTLVAVAPGVRPLYAASLEKAGGRLWEIPLREGHLDLQILLERLGQEGGMEGRPLQSLLVEAGPRLATALLRQELVDRFLLFIAPRLFGNGVPLLYDLGVRKVEHGLRLDTYRWIEVGNDLLFLSYFRRV